One part of the Mytilus trossulus isolate FHL-02 chromosome 11, PNRI_Mtr1.1.1.hap1, whole genome shotgun sequence genome encodes these proteins:
- the LOC134691023 gene encoding uncharacterized protein LOC134691023, producing the protein MLLERDLGKLYSLPMVESLDTGRHVIIDAMTDKQLAETYDMIQDAAAHGSGFGIDEFINEKNFRQEIHDSHCFAIICKESCDLIGGIILANSKFYRGASTMVDPFIIIKRTERGQRLGEFAMKRAIQFSQQLGYVGMYVDTFSNNTGMLKILQKIGGFTQVGFLPVGGRLQSGKLIGSIIFYRDLAEVSCDLENLSEYGADELADISEDDNLENINPVDLNLT; encoded by the coding sequence ATGTTGCTAGAACGAGACCTAGGGAAACTCTATAGTCTACCCATGGTGGAGAGTCTTGATACCGGACGTCACGTGATCATAGATGCCATGACAGACAAGCAGTTGGCAGAAACGTACGATATGATACAAGACGCTGCAGCTCACGGAAGTGGATTCGGAATAGATGAATTTATAAATGAGAAAAACTTTAGACAAGAAATACATGACAGTCATTGCTTTGCAATAATCTGTAAAGAAAGTTGTGACTTGATAGGAGGAATAATtcttgcaaacagtaaattttatcgaGGTGCTTCGACCATGGTAGATCCGTTTATCATTATCAAACGAACCGAAAGGGGCCAGAGGTTAGGAGAATTTGCTATGAAAAGAGCAATTCAATTTTCACAGCAATTAGGATATGTCGGAATGTATGTTGACACATTTTCAAACAATACTGGAATGTTGAAAATCTTGCAGAAGATTGGTGGTTTTACCCAAGTTGGATTTTTGCCAGTTGGTGGCCGATTACAAAGTGGAAAACTCATCGGTTCCATAATCTTTTATCGAGACCTCGCGGAAGTATCATGTGACTTGGAGAATTTATCAGAATATGGAGCAGATGAACTTGCAGACATTTCAGAAGACGACAACCTGGAAAATATCAATCCTGTAGATTTGAACCTCACATGA